The Thermodesulfovibrionales bacterium genome contains a region encoding:
- the prpD gene encoding 2-methylcitrate dehydratase: MGSHISNVRPDPDKVLVDIADYVCDYKISSPEAYDTARYCLIDTLGCGFEALGYPACTKLLGPVVPGTIVPNGARVPGTQFELDPVQAAFNIGAMIRWLDFNDTWLAAEWGHPSDNLGGILAAADYLSRKAVSEGKRPPVIKDVLTSMIKAHEIQGVIAIENAFNRVGLDHVVLVKVATTAVVTGMLGGTREEIINALSNAWIDGQSLRTYRHAPNTGSRKSWAAGDATARGVRLALMALKGEMGYPSALTAKTWGFYDVLFKGREFTFQRPYGSYVMENVLF; the protein is encoded by the coding sequence ATGGGTTCTCACATCTCCAATGTCCGTCCCGACCCTGACAAGGTCCTGGTCGATATCGCCGACTATGTCTGCGATTACAAAATCTCGTCACCTGAGGCTTACGACACGGCCCGTTACTGTCTCATCGACACCCTGGGCTGCGGCTTCGAGGCCCTCGGGTATCCGGCCTGCACGAAGCTCCTCGGACCGGTCGTTCCCGGTACCATCGTGCCGAACGGTGCGAGGGTGCCCGGAACCCAATTCGAGCTTGATCCTGTGCAGGCCGCATTCAACATCGGCGCGATGATCCGTTGGCTCGACTTCAACGACACCTGGCTTGCCGCCGAGTGGGGACACCCCTCGGACAACCTGGGAGGGATCCTCGCGGCAGCGGATTATCTGTCCCGCAAGGCCGTCTCCGAAGGCAAGAGACCTCCGGTAATAAAGGATGTGTTGACTTCCATGATAAAGGCCCACGAGATCCAGGGCGTCATCGCCATCGAGAACGCCTTCAACCGTGTCGGTCTCGATCACGTCGTCCTCGTAAAAGTCGCCACGACGGCAGTCGTAACCGGGATGCTCGGAGGCACGAGGGAAGAGATCATAAACGCCCTGTCAAACGCGTGGATCGACGGGCAATCCCTGAGAACTTACCGCCACGCGCCGAACACGGGCTCCCGGAAATCCTGGGCGGCCGGCGATGCCACAGCGCGGGGCGTGAGGCTCGCGTTGATGGCACTGAAAGGTGAAATGGGTTATCCGTCGGCGCTGACCGCGAAGACCTGGGGTTTCTATGATGTCCTCTTCAAGGGCCGTGAGTTCACGTTTCAGCGGCCCTACGGCTCATACGTGATGGAGAACGTGCTCTTCA